The Drechmeria coniospora strain ARSEF 6962 chromosome 02, whole genome shotgun sequence genome has a segment encoding these proteins:
- a CDS encoding Sir2 family histone deacetylase Hst4: MDASTASSSPLSSPLSSATSSPLGSLSVSPSLPSSPVMMARQQEPQEQRRKRHPLPSGRYLSPVSLTTSGTQSPIKLGEPMDDSPPPAKKRRVSPPKDRSTKYLNLMKPQHECTNEDNFHLERLLSALRKKKKIVVIAGAGISVSAGIPDFRSATGLFATARSQHKLKASGKHLFDASVYKHDASTHSFHTMVREMSDMTRNVSPTPFHHLLASLSKEGRLLRLYSQNIDCIDTSMEPLRTSVPLEPKGPWPPTIQLHGGLQMMVCTKCGDLKPFNGDLFDGPEAPLCDMCKEQDQVRTAYAGKRSHGIGRLRPRFVLYNEFNPDEDAIGNVARADLKARPDAVLVVGTTLKVPGTRRLVKEMCQVARGRKDGFTAWINIDPEPKGADFKDCWDLVVRSKCDSVARLAALPPFDCQIGDDYALSDEQFASCRKDSIEVGIRSPPASAADDGLDAEPPHQVDGIAVFPTPQPTPPLATKKKSANSRQTQISFGQKVDGEKAGPPPKTTRPRGRKPKQPAAAAKATPPATIMQKFKSVKSISAQDVAKNAAKDVGLHGSPLQRSVLSLDSEPCLSLPSLRPDHGASEEDFRCKRDPSDDAAAAADAPNRVPNTLRDPIDSAS; this comes from the coding sequence atggACGCGAGCACCGCATCCTCGAGCCCGCTCTCCTCCCCCCTCAgctcggcgacctcgtcgcccctcGGGAGCCTCTCCGTTTCGCCCTCGctgccgagctcgcccgTCATGATGGCGCGGCAGCAGGAGCCGCAGGAGCAGCGGCGGAAGCGGCATCCCCTGCCGTCCGGTCGCTATCTCTCGCCCGTGTCCTTGACCACCTCGGGAACGCAGTCCCCCATCAAGCTGGGCGAGCCCATGGACGacagcccgccgccggccaagAAGCGACGCGTCTCCCCGCCCAAGGATCGCAGCACCAAGTACCTGAACCTGATGAAGCCCCAGCACGAGTGCACCAACGAGGACAACTTCCACCTTGAGAGGCTCCTGTCGGCCCTgcgcaagaagaagaagattgtcgtcatcgccggcgccggcatctccgtctcggccggcatcCCCGACTTCCGCTCCGCCACCGGCCTCTTCGCCACGGCGAGGAGCCAGCACAAGCTCAAGGCCTCCGGCAAGCACCTCTTCGATGCCTCCGTCTACAAGCACGACGCCTCGACCCACTCCTTCCACACCATGGTCAGGGAAATGTCCGACATGACGAGGAACGTCTCCCCGACGCCCTTCCATCACCTGCTCGCCTCGCTCTCCAAGGAGGGGCGTCTCCTCCGCCTCTACTCGCAAAACATCGACTGCATCGACACCTCGATGGAGCCGCTCCGCACCAGCGTCCCGCTCGAGCCCAAGGGACCCTGGCCGCCCACCATCCAGCTGCACGGCGGCTTGCAGATGATGGTCTGCACCAAGTGCGGCGACCTCAAGCCCTTCAACGGCGATCTCTTCGACGGGCCCGAGGCCCCGCTGTGCGACATGTGCAAGGAGCAGGACCAGGTGCGCACCGCCTACGCCGGCAAGCGCAGCCACGGCATCGGCCGCCTGCGACCCAGGTTCGTCCTCTACAACGAGTTCAAcccggacgaggacgccatCGGCAACGTCGCTCGCGCCGATCTCAAGGCGCGtcccgacgccgtccttgtcgtcggcaccaCCCTCAAGGTCCCCGGCACCCGACGGCTCGTCAAGGAGATGTGCCAAGTCGCTCGCGGCCGGAAGGACGGCTTCACCGCTTGGATCAACATCGATCCCGAGCCCAAGGGGGCCGACTTCAAGGACTGCTgggacctcgtcgtccgctccAAATGCGACAGCGTCGCCAGGCTAGCCGCCCTGCCGCCCTTTGACTGCCAAATCGGCGACGACTACGCGCTGTCGGATGAGCAGTTTGCGTCGTGTAGGAAGGATAGCATCGAGGTTGGCATCCGCAGTCCTCCcgcatccgccgccgacgatggactcgacgccgagccacCGCATcaagtcgacggcatcgccgttTTCCCCACCCCTCAACCGACGCCACCCTTGGCGACCAAGAAGAAGTCGGCAAATTCGAGGCAGACGCAGATTTCCTTCGGCCAaaaggtcgacggcgaaaaGGCCGGACCGCCTcccaagacgacgaggccgcgcgGCCGCAAGCCCAAGCAGCCGGCTGCCGCCGCAAAAGCGACGCCCCCGGCCACCATCATGCAAAAGTTCAAGTCCGTCAAGAGTATCTCAGCACAAGACGTGGCCAAGAATGCGGCCAAGGATGTGGGGCTCCATGGGTCACCGCTTCAGCGATCCGTCCTCAGCCTCGACTCGGAGCCTTGCCTCTCGCTTCCGAGCTTACGGCCGGATCATGGCGCCTCCGAGGAGGATTTCCGGTGCAAGCGCGATCCGAGCGACGATGCGGCCGCTGCGGCCGACGCACCGAATCGTGTACCCAACACCTTGAGGGACCCCATAGATTCGGCGTCATGA